From a single Sphingosinicellaceae bacterium genomic region:
- the murC gene encoding UDP-N-acetylmuramate--L-alanine ligase, which produces MTGIGTEIGTIHFVGIGGIGMSGIAEVMCNLGYKVQGSDVAEGYVVAHLRDKGIEVMIGHSADNLKNAAVVVTSTAIKRTNPEVAAALEKRIPVVRRAEMLAELMRLKSTVAVAGTHGKTTTTSMVAALLDAGGLDPTVINGGIINTYGSNARLGAGDWMVVEADESDGSFLRLAGTIGVVTNIDPEHLDHWGSFERVRDAFAEFVEHVPFYGAGVLCIDHPEVQALLPRVSDRRIVTYGFSAQADVRGENVVPVPGGNRFDALIRGRDGERRITDLMLPMPGRHNVQNALAAVAVALELKLSDDAIRSGFANFGGVKRRFTHVGEVDGITVIDDYGHHPVEIKAVLAAAREGAQGRVLAVVQPHRFTRLRDLMAEFQTAFNDADGVWVAPVYTAGETPIEGVDAEALATGLKRAGHRLIFTTDSAAMLAEQMAEEAKPGDMIVCLGAGDITKWAAGLADGIRAARLPSPLEGEGQVASSQAGRGAA; this is translated from the coding sequence ATGACCGGCATCGGCACGGAAATCGGGACGATTCACTTCGTCGGCATCGGCGGCATCGGCATGTCCGGCATCGCCGAGGTGATGTGCAACCTCGGCTACAAGGTCCAGGGCTCCGACGTCGCGGAGGGCTATGTCGTCGCCCACCTGCGCGACAAGGGCATCGAGGTGATGATCGGCCACAGCGCCGACAACCTCAAGAACGCCGCCGTCGTCGTCACCTCGACCGCGATCAAGCGCACCAACCCCGAAGTCGCCGCCGCGCTGGAAAAGCGCATCCCGGTCGTGCGCCGTGCCGAGATGCTGGCCGAGCTGATGCGCCTCAAGTCGACGGTCGCGGTCGCCGGCACCCACGGCAAGACGACGACCACCTCGATGGTCGCGGCGCTGCTCGATGCGGGCGGCCTCGACCCGACGGTGATCAACGGCGGCATCATCAACACCTACGGCTCCAACGCACGCCTCGGTGCGGGCGACTGGATGGTCGTCGAGGCGGACGAGAGCGACGGCTCGTTCCTGCGCCTCGCCGGCACCATTGGCGTCGTCACCAACATCGACCCGGAGCACCTCGACCACTGGGGCAGCTTCGAGCGCGTCCGCGACGCCTTCGCCGAGTTCGTCGAGCACGTGCCGTTCTACGGCGCCGGCGTGCTGTGCATCGACCACCCCGAGGTCCAGGCGCTGCTGCCGCGCGTCTCCGACCGGCGGATCGTCACTTATGGGTTCAGCGCGCAGGCCGACGTGCGCGGCGAGAACGTCGTGCCGGTGCCGGGCGGCAACCGCTTCGACGCGCTGATCCGCGGCCGCGACGGCGAGCGCCGGATCACCGACCTGATGCTGCCGATGCCCGGCCGCCACAACGTCCAGAACGCTCTCGCCGCGGTCGCGGTGGCGCTCGAGCTCAAGCTGTCCGACGACGCGATCCGCAGCGGCTTCGCCAACTTCGGCGGGGTCAAGCGGCGCTTCACCCATGTCGGCGAAGTCGACGGAATCACCGTCATCGACGACTACGGCCACCATCCGGTCGAGATCAAGGCCGTGCTCGCCGCCGCTCGCGAAGGCGCGCAAGGCAGGGTACTCGCGGTCGTCCAGCCGCACCGCTTCACCCGCCTGCGCGACCTGATGGCCGAGTTCCAGACCGCCTTCAACGACGCCGACGGCGTGTGGGTCGCACCGGTCTATACCGCTGGCGAAACCCCGATCGAGGGCGTCGATGCGGAGGCGCTGGCGACAGGCCTCAAGCGCGCCGGTCATCGCCTGATCTTCACCACCGACAGCGCCGCCATGCTCGCCGAACAGATGGCCGAGGAGGCCAAGCCCGGCGATATGATCGTCTGCCTCGGCGCGGGCGACATCACCAAGTGGGCCGCGGGCCTCGCCGATGGCATCCGCGCCGCTCGCCTTCCCTCCCCCCTCGAGGGGGAGGGACAGGTTGCGTCTTCGCAAGCAGGGAGAGGGGCCGCGTGA
- the murB gene encoding UDP-N-acetylmuramate dehydrogenase: MATAPPLPGRQAATGPSPSRGEGRRGRLTADAPLAPLIWFKTGGAAETLFEPADADDLAAFVADLPAETAVLPLGLGSNLIVRDGGVDGVTVRLGKAMAQISVEGDLVRAGGGAPGISVASAARDASLAGLEFLRGIPGTAGGAVRMNAGAYGRDVSDILVEATVVRGSGAVETLPASAFGFSYRHSALPQGDIVVEAVFRGLPGDKSTIAAEMDRIAAEREASQPLRSRTGGSTFKNPPGHKAWQLVDAAGCRGLQVGGAQVSEKHTNFLINTGDATSADIEALGDEVRRRVLAHSGVELEWEIERVGRA, translated from the coding sequence ATCGCCACCGCACCCCCTCTCCCTGGTCGCCAAGCGGCGACCGGTCCCTCCCCCTCGAGGGGGGAGGGAAGGCGCGGCCGGCTGACCGCCGATGCACCGCTGGCGCCGCTGATCTGGTTCAAGACCGGCGGCGCGGCGGAGACGCTGTTCGAGCCGGCCGATGCCGACGATCTTGCGGCGTTCGTCGCCGATCTCCCGGCCGAAACCGCAGTGCTGCCGCTCGGCCTTGGCTCGAACCTGATCGTGCGCGACGGCGGCGTCGACGGCGTGACCGTCCGGCTCGGCAAGGCGATGGCGCAGATTTCGGTCGAGGGTGACCTCGTCCGTGCCGGGGGCGGTGCTCCGGGCATTTCGGTCGCGTCGGCGGCTCGTGACGCGAGCCTCGCAGGCCTCGAGTTCCTGCGCGGTATCCCCGGCACCGCCGGCGGCGCGGTGCGGATGAATGCCGGCGCCTACGGCCGCGACGTGTCCGACATTCTCGTTGAGGCCACTGTCGTCCGCGGCTCGGGCGCGGTCGAGACCTTGCCCGCCAGCGCGTTCGGTTTCAGCTATCGCCACTCGGCGCTGCCACAGGGCGACATCGTCGTCGAGGCGGTGTTCCGCGGGCTCCCCGGCGACAAGTCGACCATCGCCGCCGAGATGGACCGCATCGCCGCCGAACGCGAAGCGTCGCAGCCACTGCGGTCGCGCACCGGCGGCTCGACCTTCAAGAACCCGCCCGGGCACAAGGCGTGGCAGCTCGTCGACGCGGCCGGCTGCCGGGGCTTGCAGGTCGGCGGCGCGCAGGTCAGCGAGAAGCACACCAACTTCCTGATCAACACCGGCGACGCGACCAGCGCCGACATCGAGGCGCTCGGTGACGAGGTCCGCCGCCGGGTTCTGGCTCACTCCGGTGTCGAGCTCGAATGGGAAATCGAGCGGGTGGGGCGCGCATGA
- a CDS encoding D-alanine--D-alanine ligase, whose amino-acid sequence MKVAVLMGGWSAEREVSLTSGRGIAAALERLGHDVTAIDMGHDVAQRLTEAAPDVVFNALHGTPGEDGSVQGLLDLMGFKYTHSGLRTSAIAIDKVLTKLVLVPLGIRMPGGHIVSSASLHDGDPLPRPYVLKPVNEGSSVGVAIVTDQSNYGNPIGRDVEGPWRHFDELLAEPFIAGRELTVAVLDGEALAVTELNPTQGFYDYDAKYTDGLTVHTCPAELPAGIEAAALKMALDAHVALGCRGTSRSDFRFDPAQGVDGLYLLEVNTQPGMTSLSLVPEQAKHCGISYDDLVGRILASALA is encoded by the coding sequence ATGAAGGTCGCGGTCCTCATGGGCGGCTGGTCCGCCGAGCGCGAGGTTTCGCTGACCTCCGGGCGTGGCATCGCGGCGGCGCTCGAACGCCTCGGCCACGACGTTACCGCGATCGACATGGGCCACGACGTCGCCCAGCGCCTTACCGAGGCCGCGCCCGACGTGGTCTTCAACGCGCTCCACGGCACGCCCGGCGAAGACGGTTCTGTGCAGGGCCTGCTCGACCTGATGGGGTTCAAGTACACCCACTCCGGGTTGCGGACGTCGGCGATCGCGATCGACAAGGTGTTGACCAAGCTGGTGCTGGTGCCGCTCGGGATCCGGATGCCCGGCGGACACATCGTCAGCAGCGCCAGCCTCCACGACGGCGACCCGCTGCCGCGCCCGTACGTGCTCAAGCCGGTCAACGAGGGCTCGTCGGTCGGCGTCGCCATCGTCACCGACCAGTCGAACTACGGCAATCCTATCGGCCGCGACGTCGAGGGGCCGTGGCGGCACTTCGACGAGTTGCTCGCCGAGCCGTTCATCGCCGGGCGCGAGTTGACCGTCGCGGTCCTCGACGGCGAGGCGCTTGCCGTCACCGAGCTTAACCCGACGCAAGGCTTCTACGACTATGACGCCAAGTACACCGACGGCCTGACCGTTCACACCTGCCCGGCGGAACTACCCGCCGGCATCGAGGCGGCAGCGTTGAAGATGGCCCTCGATGCACACGTCGCGCTGGGCTGCCGGGGTACCTCGCGGTCGGATTTCCGCTTCGATCCGGCGCAGGGCGTCGACGGATTGTACCTGCTCGAGGTCAATACCCAGCCCGGCATGACCTCGCTCAGCCTCGTGCCCGAACAGGCGAAACATTGCGGCATCAGCTACGACGACCTCGTCGGACGCATCCTCGCGAGCGCGCTCGCATGA
- a CDS encoding FtsQ-type POTRA domain-containing protein, protein MTRTVQRRGQAQKRPARKAVRPPPPKLTTLPVAPGRFYRTVGTTFGVLFVLAVGVGATALGVPQRWWQKGAVAAADAGFEVRHVEVSGLNHLGKLPVYTAALDGSTNSMLLVDLEKSRQRLLALPWVADASVGRRLPDTLIVDIVERRPAALWQYQHHVSAIDRSGQPLTDEGLERFGKLPLVVGPEANQRANEILGRLDQHPALAKQVKAAILVGGRRWDLQLRTGETMALPEGDAASERALTQFAALDKAHGLIDRGFTRFDLRTPNKLTLRGPGVGTALAAAAKDRKSDKKSFVT, encoded by the coding sequence ATGACCCGCACCGTCCAGCGTCGCGGCCAGGCCCAGAAGCGCCCCGCCCGCAAGGCCGTGCGCCCGCCGCCGCCGAAACTGACGACGCTGCCGGTGGCGCCGGGACGTTTCTACCGCACTGTCGGGACCACTTTTGGGGTGCTCTTCGTGCTCGCGGTCGGGGTCGGGGCGACGGCGCTCGGCGTCCCCCAGCGCTGGTGGCAGAAGGGCGCGGTCGCCGCTGCGGATGCCGGCTTCGAGGTTCGTCATGTCGAGGTGAGCGGGCTCAACCATCTTGGCAAGCTGCCGGTCTATACCGCGGCGCTCGATGGGTCGACCAACTCGATGCTGCTTGTCGACCTCGAGAAGTCGCGCCAGCGGCTGCTCGCGCTGCCATGGGTTGCCGATGCCAGCGTCGGCCGGCGGCTGCCGGACACGCTGATCGTCGACATCGTCGAGCGGCGGCCCGCGGCGCTGTGGCAGTATCAGCATCATGTTTCCGCCATCGACCGTAGCGGCCAGCCGCTGACCGACGAGGGCCTGGAGCGCTTCGGCAAATTGCCCCTCGTCGTCGGTCCGGAAGCCAACCAGCGTGCCAACGAGATCCTCGGGCGCCTCGACCAGCATCCGGCGCTGGCGAAGCAGGTGAAGGCGGCGATCCTCGTCGGCGGCCGTCGCTGGGACCTGCAGCTGCGCACCGGCGAGACGATGGCGCTGCCCGAAGGCGATGCCGCCAGCGAGCGCGCGCTGACCCAGTTCGCGGCGCTCGACAAGGCGCACGGCCTGATCGACCGTGGCTTCACGCGCTTCGACCTGCGCACGCCGAACAAGCTGACCTTGCGTGGCCCGGGCGTCGGCACCGCGCTGGCCGCCGCCGCCAAGGACCGCAAGTCCGACAAGAAGTCGTTCGTGACCTGA
- the ftsA gene encoding cell division protein FtsA produces MAKPVSKSVARVVRGERTVAVLDVGTSKVAALIAMVGGDGAPRVIGVGQRFCQGLRRGLVADMERTEAAIRAAMDQAERNAGVQVEEAFVNLSAGGLDSHVTAVEIDIGGHRIAQEDMNRLMIEGRARIEPGARSVLHAAPALFAIDGHGVEQPFGFHADRLGMDIHVVTADTPPIRNLDLAVRSAHLGVKTMVASPVAASYACLVKEERDLGVALVEIGAGVTNIAVHMMGQLIGVATVPMGAGDITNDIASAFATKRVHAERLKVLYGAAITSPKDNHEAIEILPISDDDNAEPRRVPTAQMIGVIRHRLDALFGEIAKALVELGYTGPQARQVVLTGGGAELRAISDFAQGALGRSVRLGRPRGLTALPEAQSGCAFATLAGLALFAAADVQDLYHSRSGKPVAGPVSQGNGWGGMFKKLKSSI; encoded by the coding sequence ATGGCCAAGCCGGTCTCCAAATCCGTTGCACGCGTCGTCCGCGGCGAGCGCACCGTCGCGGTCCTCGACGTCGGCACGTCGAAGGTCGCAGCCCTCATCGCCATGGTCGGCGGCGACGGCGCGCCCCGCGTCATTGGCGTCGGGCAGCGCTTCTGCCAGGGGCTGCGACGCGGGCTGGTCGCCGACATGGAGCGCACCGAGGCGGCGATCCGCGCCGCGATGGACCAGGCCGAGCGCAACGCCGGCGTCCAGGTCGAGGAAGCCTTCGTCAACCTGTCCGCGGGCGGCCTCGACAGCCACGTCACCGCGGTCGAGATCGACATCGGCGGCCACCGCATCGCGCAGGAGGACATGAACCGCCTGATGATCGAGGGCCGCGCCCGCATCGAGCCGGGCGCGCGCTCGGTGCTGCACGCGGCCCCCGCCCTCTTCGCCATCGACGGGCACGGGGTCGAGCAGCCCTTCGGCTTCCATGCCGACCGGCTCGGCATGGACATCCACGTCGTTACGGCTGACACGCCGCCGATCCGCAACCTCGACCTTGCGGTCCGGAGCGCCCACCTCGGCGTCAAGACCATGGTCGCCTCGCCGGTCGCCGCGAGCTACGCCTGCCTGGTCAAGGAGGAGCGCGACCTCGGCGTCGCGCTTGTCGAGATCGGCGCGGGCGTGACCAATATCGCGGTCCACATGATGGGCCAGTTGATCGGCGTTGCGACGGTGCCGATGGGCGCGGGCGACATCACCAACGACATCGCCTCCGCCTTCGCCACCAAGCGGGTCCACGCCGAGCGGCTCAAGGTCCTGTATGGCGCGGCGATCACCAGCCCCAAGGACAACCACGAGGCGATCGAGATCCTGCCGATCAGCGACGACGACAATGCCGAGCCGCGGCGGGTACCGACTGCACAGATGATCGGCGTCATCCGCCACCGCCTCGATGCGCTGTTCGGCGAGATCGCCAAGGCGCTGGTCGAACTCGGCTATACCGGGCCACAAGCACGGCAGGTCGTGTTGACCGGCGGCGGCGCCGAGCTGCGCGCCATTTCCGACTTCGCGCAGGGCGCGCTCGGGCGGTCGGTCCGGCTCGGGCGGCCGCGCGGGCTGACGGCGCTGCCGGAGGCGCAATCGGGCTGCGCCTTCGCGACGCTGGCGGGCCTCGCGCTGTTCGCCGCCGCCGACGTCCAGGACCTCTACCATTCCCGCTCGGGCAAACCGGTCGCCGGACCGGTCAGTCAGGGCAATGGATGGGGTGGAATGTTCAAGAAACTCAAAAGCAGCATTTGA
- the ftsZ gene encoding cell division protein FtsZ, with the protein MLELQRPQLTELKPRITVIGVGGAGGNAVANMINAQLQGVDFVVANTDAQALQASKAETRIQLGLKITQGLGAGSRPEIGKASAEETIDQLENALEGCHMCFITAGMGGGTGTGAAPVVARAAREKGILTVGVVTKPFAFEGLRRMRAAEDGIMELQQHVDTLIIIPNQNLFLIANANTTFKEAFGMADQVLHQGVRGITDLMIMPGLINLDFADIRTVMSEMGKAMMGTGEASGERRAIEAAEKAIANPLLDEVSMRGAKGVIINITGGDDLRLHEVDEAATHIREMVDPDANIIVGSAFNPDLNGMMRVSVVATGIDVVARTPSVQAPRPSMFSRNNGSFDGPTVAVPGRTTPVAEPLPEPKAAVPEPEPVMPLPELAMSEELDLAQAELIEEEPQPLIAQFTPKASTAAPVIRIRPPEPEPAPEEPLSLFQKMLNLSRGTKPAAPRAPTTLAPEPERQPEAGTDVEIPPFFRRQINE; encoded by the coding sequence ATGCTGGAACTGCAACGACCGCAGCTGACAGAGCTCAAGCCACGGATCACCGTAATCGGGGTCGGCGGAGCGGGCGGTAACGCGGTCGCCAACATGATCAACGCGCAGTTGCAGGGCGTCGACTTCGTCGTCGCCAATACCGACGCGCAGGCGCTGCAGGCGTCGAAGGCCGAAACCCGGATCCAGCTCGGGCTCAAGATCACGCAAGGCCTTGGTGCCGGGTCGCGGCCGGAGATCGGCAAGGCCTCGGCCGAAGAGACCATCGACCAGCTCGAGAACGCACTCGAAGGCTGCCACATGTGCTTCATTACCGCGGGCATGGGCGGCGGTACCGGCACCGGTGCGGCGCCCGTCGTGGCGCGCGCTGCCCGCGAGAAGGGGATCCTGACCGTCGGCGTCGTCACCAAGCCGTTTGCCTTCGAGGGGCTGCGCCGGATGCGCGCCGCCGAGGACGGCATCATGGAGCTGCAGCAGCACGTCGACACGCTGATCATCATCCCGAACCAGAACCTGTTCCTGATCGCCAACGCCAACACCACGTTCAAGGAGGCCTTCGGCATGGCCGACCAGGTCCTCCACCAGGGCGTCCGCGGCATCACCGACCTGATGATCATGCCGGGCCTGATCAACCTCGACTTCGCCGACATCCGCACCGTGATGTCGGAAATGGGCAAGGCGATGATGGGCACCGGCGAGGCCAGCGGCGAGCGCCGCGCCATTGAGGCCGCCGAGAAGGCGATCGCCAACCCGCTGCTCGACGAAGTCTCGATGCGGGGCGCCAAGGGCGTCATCATCAACATCACCGGCGGCGACGACCTGCGCCTCCACGAAGTCGACGAGGCCGCGACCCACATCCGCGAGATGGTCGACCCCGACGCCAACATCATCGTCGGCTCGGCATTCAACCCCGACCTCAACGGCATGATGCGCGTCTCGGTCGTCGCGACCGGCATCGATGTCGTCGCCCGCACCCCGAGCGTCCAGGCACCGCGTCCGAGCATGTTCAGCCGCAACAACGGCAGCTTCGACGGCCCGACCGTCGCGGTCCCCGGCCGCACCACGCCCGTCGCCGAGCCGTTGCCGGAGCCCAAGGCAGCCGTGCCCGAGCCCGAGCCGGTGATGCCGTTGCCCGAGCTGGCGATGAGCGAGGAGCTCGACCTCGCCCAGGCCGAGCTGATCGAGGAGGAGCCGCAGCCGCTGATTGCGCAGTTTACCCCCAAGGCATCGACCGCTGCCCCGGTGATACGGATTCGTCCCCCGGAGCCCGAGCCTGCGCCCGAGGAGCCGCTGTCGCTGTTCCAGAAGATGCTCAACCTCAGCCGTGGTACAAAGCCCGCAGCGCCGCGCGCCCCGACGACACTGGCCCCGGAGCCCGAGCGCCAGCCCGAGGCAGGGACCGACGTCGAGATCCCGCCGTTCTTCCGCCGCCAGATCAACGAGTAA
- a CDS encoding CoA transferase, whose amino-acid sequence MPGPLAGLRIIELAGIGPGPFAGMMLADHGAEVIRVERPGTRVDARDPLLRSRRTIHVDLKSADGIALIREMAKGADGFFEGFRPGVTERLGLGPEVLLLDNPKLVYGRMTGWGQTGPYAASAGHDINYIALAGALHGYGRAGDKPTPPINMVGDFGGGGMMLAFGMVSAFLHAAKTGEGQVIDVAMTDGAAVLNAMIWGFRANGIWSDDRGVNMLDTGAHFYDTYETADGKWLSIGSIEPQFYAELRRFAGLTDDGDFDAQMSRSAWGPLKAKLTALFLSRTRDEWCALMEMTDVCFAPVLSMAEAPTHPHNAARGTFVEADGVMQPAPAPRYSVSETVVPVMASKPDSAAILSSLGFADARIAALKASGTVG is encoded by the coding sequence ATGCCCGGACCACTTGCCGGCCTTCGCATCATCGAGTTGGCGGGCATCGGCCCGGGACCGTTCGCGGGCATGATGCTCGCCGACCACGGCGCCGAGGTCATCCGGGTCGAGCGGCCGGGCACGCGTGTGGACGCGCGCGATCCGCTGCTGCGCTCGCGCCGGACGATCCATGTCGACCTGAAGAGCGCGGACGGCATCGCTTTGATCCGCGAGATGGCCAAGGGCGCGGACGGCTTCTTCGAAGGCTTCCGACCCGGCGTTACCGAGCGCCTCGGGCTGGGGCCGGAGGTGCTGCTGCTCGACAATCCGAAATTGGTCTATGGCCGCATGACCGGCTGGGGCCAGACCGGGCCTTATGCTGCGTCGGCGGGGCACGACATCAACTACATCGCGCTGGCGGGCGCACTCCACGGCTACGGCCGCGCCGGCGACAAGCCGACCCCGCCGATCAACATGGTCGGCGACTTCGGCGGCGGAGGCATGATGCTGGCATTCGGCATGGTCAGCGCCTTCCTGCACGCCGCAAAGACCGGCGAGGGCCAGGTCATCGACGTCGCCATGACCGACGGTGCGGCGGTTCTAAACGCGATGATCTGGGGCTTCCGCGCCAACGGCATCTGGTCCGACGACCGCGGCGTCAACATGCTCGATACAGGGGCGCACTTCTACGACACCTACGAGACCGCCGACGGCAAGTGGCTGTCGATCGGCTCGATCGAACCGCAGTTCTACGCCGAGCTGCGGCGCTTCGCAGGCCTCACCGACGACGGCGACTTCGATGCCCAGATGAGCCGCTCCGCCTGGGGGCCCCTCAAGGCCAAGCTGACCGCGCTGTTCCTGTCGCGGACCCGCGACGAATGGTGCGCGCTGATGGAGATGACCGACGTCTGCTTCGCGCCGGTGCTGAGCATGGCCGAGGCACCGACCCACCCGCACAACGCCGCACGCGGTACGTTTGTCGAGGCCGATGGCGTCATGCAACCCGCGCCGGCCCCGCGTTACTCGGTAAGCGAGACGGTCGTGCCGGTGATGGCGAGCAAGCCTGACAGTGCCGCCATATTGAGCAGCCTGGGCTTCGCCGACGCGCGGATTGCTGCCTTGAAGGCGAGCGGCACGGTCGGGTGA
- a CDS encoding retropepsin-like domain-containing protein has product MRFIDRRFFMAAGAALALLPGTAGAQPVQMKRAGGHLLIPVTVGGRTVDAVLDTAAEASVVDKAFAAELGLKGYRTATARGSGAASIQTQLVKGVVLQVAGLTLRPRFVAIIDLGDIGRRLIGRPISMILGREFFDASRIAVDVDAATLTPLDRSREPAGKRVALTPRRGVEQVAVTIEGIAATADFDIGNAGHVLIGEAFAARHGFLTGRPLGSIGGGGIGGEARQSTLALKSLDIAGRRFTNIVAAVDANPEAADCNVGTQVLRSFGIVADFARHAVWLDARA; this is encoded by the coding sequence GTGAGGTTTATCGACCGGCGGTTCTTCATGGCGGCGGGCGCGGCGCTGGCGTTGCTGCCGGGCACGGCGGGCGCCCAGCCGGTGCAGATGAAGCGCGCCGGCGGGCACCTGCTGATCCCGGTGACGGTCGGCGGGCGGACGGTCGACGCGGTGCTCGACACTGCCGCCGAGGCGTCGGTCGTCGACAAGGCGTTCGCCGCCGAGCTTGGCCTCAAGGGGTATCGCACCGCGACCGCGCGCGGGTCGGGCGCGGCGAGCATCCAGACGCAGTTGGTCAAGGGCGTCGTGCTGCAGGTCGCCGGCTTGACCCTGCGCCCGCGCTTCGTGGCGATCATCGACCTCGGCGACATCGGCCGGCGGCTGATCGGTCGCCCGATTTCGATGATCCTCGGGCGCGAGTTCTTCGATGCCAGCCGGATCGCGGTCGATGTCGACGCGGCGACGCTGACCCCGCTCGACCGTAGCCGCGAACCCGCCGGCAAGCGCGTCGCGCTGACCCCCCGCCGCGGCGTCGAGCAGGTCGCGGTCACCATCGAGGGCATCGCCGCGACCGCGGACTTCGACATCGGCAACGCCGGACACGTCCTGATCGGCGAGGCCTTCGCTGCCCGGCACGGCTTCCTGACCGGCCGCCCGCTCGGCAGCATCGGCGGCGGCGGCATCGGCGGCGAGGCGCGCCAGTCCACGCTGGCCCTCAAGAGCCTCGACATCGCCGGGCGCCGCTTCACCAACATCGTTGCCGCGGTCGACGCCAACCCGGAGGCCGCCGACTGCAACGTCGGCACGCAGGTGCTGCGGTCCTTCGGCATCGTCGCCGACTTCGCCCGGCACGCGGTCTGGCTCGACGCCCGGGCATGA
- a CDS encoding deoxyguanosinetriphosphate triphosphohydrolase has translation MSIRPYASDPARSRGREHPETASATRDAFQRDRDRIVHSSAFRRLRDKTQVFVAPDGDHFRVRLTHSLEVAQIARTLARALGLNEDLTEACALAHDIGHPPFGHSGEDALQAAMAPYGGFDHNAQTVRVLTRLEHRYPAHDGLNLSWETVEGLAKHNGPVVAAPWALAEIDAAWPLELASWPGLEAQVAALADDIAYDNHDLDDGIRAGLFSLDELLAVPFTADCWTAVKARFPATTEKRRLIPELVREQIGRMTTDLLAETRVRLAEAAPRSVEDVRAVGRALVAFSPAMVAAETALKAFLRARMYRHPSVLALRDPSQHIVAGLFDALHADPDRLPEQWRATLPPVEPFRARHIADFIAGMTDRFAIREYERLVGPSPLPDGVSF, from the coding sequence ATGAGCATCCGACCCTACGCCAGCGACCCCGCCCGGTCGCGCGGGCGCGAGCATCCCGAGACCGCCAGCGCGACCCGCGACGCCTTCCAGCGCGACCGCGACCGCATCGTCCATTCGAGCGCCTTCCGCCGCCTCCGCGACAAGACCCAGGTCTTCGTCGCCCCCGACGGTGACCATTTCCGCGTCCGCCTGACCCACAGCCTCGAGGTCGCCCAGATCGCCCGCACCTTGGCCCGCGCGCTCGGCCTCAACGAGGACCTGACCGAAGCCTGCGCGCTCGCCCACGACATCGGCCACCCGCCATTCGGCCACTCCGGCGAGGACGCGCTGCAAGCCGCGATGGCCCCCTACGGCGGCTTCGACCACAATGCCCAGACCGTCCGCGTGCTGACCCGGCTCGAGCACCGCTACCCCGCCCACGATGGCCTCAACCTGAGCTGGGAGACCGTCGAAGGCCTCGCCAAGCACAACGGGCCTGTCGTCGCCGCACCCTGGGCACTGGCCGAGATCGACGCCGCGTGGCCGCTCGAGCTCGCGTCGTGGCCGGGGCTCGAGGCGCAGGTCGCGGCGCTCGCGGACGATATCGCGTACGACAACCACGACCTCGACGACGGTATCCGGGCCGGACTGTTCAGCCTCGACGAGCTGCTCGCCGTCCCGTTCACCGCCGACTGCTGGACGGCGGTCAAGGCGCGGTTCCCGGCGACCACCGAGAAGCGGCGGCTGATCCCCGAACTGGTCCGCGAGCAGATCGGCCGGATGACCACCGACCTGCTGGCCGAGACCCGCGTCCGGCTCGCCGAAGCCGCGCCCCGGTCGGTCGAGGACGTCCGCGCCGTCGGCCGCGCGCTGGTCGCGTTCTCGCCCGCGATGGTCGCGGCGGAGACCGCGCTCAAGGCGTTCCTCCGCGCCCGCATGTACCGCCACCCGAGCGTGCTGGCGCTCCGCGACCCGTCGCAGCACATCGTCGCCGGCCTGTTCGACGCGCTCCACGCCGATCCCGACCGGCTGCCCGAGCAATGGCGCGCGACGCTGCCCCCGGTCGAGCCGTTCCGCGCCCGGCATATCGCGGACTTCATCGCCGGCATGACCGACCGCTTCGCCATCCGCGAGTACGAGCGGCTGGTCGGCCCATCGCCGCTGCCCGACGGCGTGAGCTTCTGA